A part of Terriglobia bacterium genomic DNA contains:
- a CDS encoding ABC transporter permease, translated as MPASIRAFLWRILHLNHRTKSEATLANELEFHLQMEIEENLRQGMSSEEARRQALIAMGGLEQTKEEYRDTSRIRLLDELQQDLRYAVRILRRNPSFTIVAIITLALGIGANTAIFSVVNAVILRPLPYKDPGSLVMIWQKDIRRGTNQRVSYFNFINWRAAISNFKDIAAYSSGGFVFDQSGTKEIIPGATVSGTFFSTLGINTALGRTILASDEQNGAAPVAVISDQFWRDRFGSDPSVVGRGLQLNGKSYTVAGVLSPDFRPVLPGLTRPEYGFQQPQLWVSIAPEMRSLSNAASWLQVVARTKSGVPFDRACTEMVLIANRLAQENRGPVGVAKSGVTVVPLREEIVGNIEGPMKLLLGAVGLVLLIACANVANLFFARALGREREFAVRAVVGAGRMRLLRQQLTESGFLALVAGALSFLAVKWGIDLIVSACPETIPRVLEINVDFRVFAFAMGLSILTSVLFGLAPALRAWRLDLNSTLKSAHGNRGQPHSRYRNALMISEIALALVLATGAGLLINSFVRLMKVDPGFQRKNLLILQLSLGQRPEGPPLAYEDILRRINALPHVASSCVVSSLPLTGVAGSFSWRTKGLLEQEPPAGLGDTIEDIDDARVSADYFRTMGLEILKGRTFAESVRDWPAEVIVSESLAHLLWPGENPIGKRLHLGPRSLPWIPVVGVVRDVRQHGLQQEPRLTLYRPYRGGSYFSLIVQTRSDSARLIPEIRSRILSVDKTALIQRVQRVEDILWESVDQPRFYSTLVGLFAVLGTLLAAVGVYGVVSFSVGLRTREIGIRVALGARPPEIVRMILAQVMTSAFFGLATGLLLSMALTRFLASLLFGIGPHDAPTLIVVTTVIALVTALSGFFPAMRATNTDPMESLRNE; from the coding sequence ATGCCGGCATCCATTCGAGCTTTCCTGTGGCGCATTTTGCATCTCAATCACCGGACCAAGTCAGAAGCTACTCTTGCCAATGAGCTGGAGTTTCATCTGCAGATGGAGATCGAAGAAAATCTGCGTCAGGGCATGAGTTCCGAAGAAGCCAGGCGGCAAGCGCTTATCGCTATGGGTGGCTTGGAGCAAACGAAGGAGGAATATCGCGACACCAGCCGAATCCGTTTACTGGATGAACTCCAACAGGATCTGCGTTACGCAGTCCGCATATTGCGAAGAAATCCGAGCTTCACGATAGTGGCTATCATCACGCTGGCGTTGGGGATTGGAGCCAACACCGCAATTTTTAGCGTGGTCAATGCAGTCATTTTGCGGCCGCTGCCATATAAAGATCCCGGCTCACTCGTCATGATTTGGCAGAAGGACATCCGGCGCGGCACGAATCAGCGGGTTTCCTATTTCAACTTCATCAATTGGCGGGCAGCAATATCGAACTTTAAGGATATCGCTGCCTACAGTTCCGGAGGTTTCGTCTTCGACCAGTCGGGCACCAAGGAAATCATTCCGGGAGCCACCGTCTCGGGCACCTTTTTCTCGACGCTTGGTATCAATACCGCCCTTGGTAGAACCATCCTTGCTTCCGACGAGCAAAATGGCGCGGCCCCCGTTGCTGTCATCAGCGATCAATTTTGGAGGGATCGCTTCGGATCGGATCCATCCGTCGTGGGACGCGGACTCCAACTAAACGGGAAGAGCTATACAGTGGCAGGCGTTTTGTCGCCTGACTTTAGGCCAGTACTCCCTGGACTGACACGGCCGGAGTATGGATTTCAGCAACCTCAACTTTGGGTTTCAATAGCGCCAGAGATGAGGTCGCTAAGCAACGCTGCCAGCTGGCTGCAGGTAGTTGCGCGAACAAAATCTGGAGTTCCTTTCGACCGGGCTTGCACTGAAATGGTTCTGATCGCGAACCGGCTGGCACAGGAAAATCGCGGGCCCGTCGGAGTAGCGAAATCGGGCGTCACGGTTGTGCCGCTGCGGGAAGAAATCGTCGGTAATATTGAGGGCCCGATGAAGCTACTGCTCGGAGCAGTCGGGCTGGTGCTCTTAATCGCCTGCGCCAACGTAGCAAATCTGTTTTTCGCGCGGGCGCTTGGTCGAGAAAGGGAATTTGCAGTCCGAGCCGTGGTCGGCGCCGGCCGCATGCGTCTTCTGAGGCAGCAGTTGACCGAAAGCGGATTTCTTGCCCTGGTTGCAGGAGCACTCAGCTTCCTGGCAGTGAAGTGGGGCATTGACCTGATTGTGAGCGCATGTCCGGAAACGATTCCGCGCGTCCTCGAAATCAATGTTGATTTCCGAGTATTCGCGTTCGCCATGGGCTTATCCATTTTGACAAGTGTTCTTTTCGGGCTCGCTCCCGCGCTGCGCGCCTGGCGGCTCGATCTCAATTCGACCTTGAAGTCGGCACATGGGAATAGAGGACAACCGCATAGCCGATACCGCAATGCGCTCATGATTTCCGAGATCGCACTGGCGCTCGTCCTGGCGACCGGGGCCGGCCTGCTGATCAACAGTTTCGTGAGGCTTATGAAGGTAGATCCAGGATTTCAGCGGAAGAACCTGCTTATACTCCAGCTCTCGCTCGGTCAACGGCCGGAGGGCCCGCCATTGGCTTACGAAGACATCTTGCGCCGCATTAATGCTCTTCCCCACGTGGCGTCCTCATGCGTAGTCAGCTCGTTGCCGTTGACCGGCGTAGCAGGCTCTTTTTCGTGGCGCACGAAAGGTCTGTTAGAACAGGAACCACCCGCAGGTCTAGGGGATACTATTGAAGACATTGACGATGCACGCGTGAGCGCAGACTACTTCCGGACCATGGGCCTCGAGATTTTGAAGGGCAGGACGTTTGCGGAATCTGTGCGCGATTGGCCGGCAGAGGTGATTGTAAGCGAGTCGCTTGCTCACTTGCTTTGGCCCGGGGAAAATCCGATCGGCAAACGGCTCCATTTGGGTCCTCGTTCCCTTCCTTGGATCCCGGTTGTCGGGGTTGTGCGGGACGTTAGACAGCACGGGTTGCAGCAAGAGCCGCGTCTCACCCTTTACCGACCCTATCGAGGAGGCAGTTACTTTTCACTGATAGTGCAAACCCGGTCGGATTCGGCCAGGCTGATCCCAGAAATACGCAGCCGAATTCTATCTGTTGACAAAACGGCGCTGATCCAGCGAGTCCAGCGCGTGGAAGATATCCTTTGGGAATCAGTGGATCAACCCCGTTTCTATTCCACCCTGGTTGGGCTCTTTGCAGTGTTGGGAACCTTGCTGGCGGCAGTCGGTGTATATGGAGTGGTTTCATTTTCTGTCGGGCTCAGGACCCGCGAGATCGGGATTCGGGTTGCCCTTGGAGCGCGTCCACCTGAAATCGTTCGGATGATTTTGGCGCAAGTGATGACATCGGCGTTCTTCGGCTTGGCCACCGGCCTGCTGTTATCCATGGCCTTGACGCGATTCCTTGCGAGCCTTCTTTTTGGTATCGGTCCGCACGACGCACCGACGCTGATTGTTGTTACCACGGTAATAGCGTTGGTGACTGCGCTGTCCGGCTTTTTCCCCGCCATGCGCGCCACCAACACGGATCCGATGGAATCGTTGCGGAACGAATGA
- a CDS encoding PadR family transcriptional regulator, with the protein MTQPKSEVLQGTLDLLVLKTLETIGPMHGWGISRRIQQVSDNALQLTQGTIYPALLRLEQRGWIAAEWGTSDQNRKARFYSITKAGRKQLREETESWERMMAIINRVLDGA; encoded by the coding sequence ATGACTCAGCCTAAATCGGAAGTGTTGCAAGGCACGCTCGATCTTCTCGTGCTCAAAACCCTGGAAACCATCGGGCCGATGCACGGATGGGGGATATCGCGCCGCATTCAGCAAGTTTCCGACAATGCGCTCCAACTGACCCAGGGCACCATCTATCCGGCGCTCCTGCGCCTGGAGCAGCGCGGCTGGATTGCCGCGGAGTGGGGCACCTCGGACCAGAATCGCAAGGCGCGTTTCTATTCCATCACCAAAGCAGGCCGCAAACAGCTCCGCGAGGAAACGGAAAGCTGGGAACGCATGATGGCGATCATCAACAGGGTACTTGACGGCGCATAG
- a CDS encoding integrase core domain-containing protein → MGGIASHVFLVLAHDRRRVVHFNVTEHPTAEWTAAQILNAFPWDNAPRYLIRDRDGIYGAAFKAQAKSLEISEVLIAFRSPWQSPYVERLIGSIRRECLDHVIVIDELSLRRHLFFYFRYYHGARCHLSLGKDSPDGRAVQPPHMGKIFAFPEVGGLHHRYERRAA, encoded by the coding sequence ATTGGCGGAATTGCCTCCCACGTGTTTCTTGTACTGGCTCATGATCGCAGGCGCGTCGTACATTTTAACGTCACTGAGCATCCGACCGCCGAGTGGACCGCAGCCCAAATACTAAATGCATTTCCCTGGGACAACGCTCCGCGCTATCTGATTCGGGACCGCGATGGCATCTATGGTGCAGCCTTCAAGGCGCAGGCTAAGAGCCTGGAAATCAGCGAGGTGCTCATCGCATTCCGTTCGCCCTGGCAGAGCCCGTACGTCGAGAGGCTCATCGGCTCAATCCGCAGAGAATGCCTCGATCATGTTATTGTCATTGATGAGCTGTCGCTCCGCCGCCATTTGTTTTTTTACTTTCGATATTATCATGGCGCAAGGTGCCATCTTTCGCTCGGGAAGGACTCTCCCGATGGCAGGGCCGTTCAGCCGCCGCACATGGGCAAAATCTTTGCCTTCCCCGAAGTAGGCGGGCTTCATCATCGATACGAGCGCAGGGCTGCCTGA
- a CDS encoding TonB-dependent receptor has translation MRRFLLPSAVLVALFAIPLFAQTSGEVTGHISDPSGAAVPGAKISLTNIATNAVRTALSTGSGDYTFPAVAPGMYSVKVEMAGFKTASSNVQVQIQQAVRLDFALELGQVSETVEVTASTPLLQSETASLGTVIENKGITELPLNGRNYLNLVALAANANTLSPISGQAAGRLGGERASQSISAGGARIMFDYFTLDGVTNTDPDFNTYVVLPSIDAIQEFKVQTGVYPAEFGHQSTQINVVTKSGGNAYHGSLFEFIRNDSWDAKPYSFTTVRPKSPFKWNDYGFELDGPVRIPKLLDLRNRLFFMANSEWKPQRQSSLATYSVPTEAMFNGDFSAWPTTIYDPNTKLPFDGNIIPPNRIDPISKNFLKYYVHSNLPGFSNNYTQMNSSPNNRHGFTLRMDFVESAHSQWMGRYSYGDEDQSTTGISITGSKILTSYKQYLGSNTRTITPWLVNEARFGYSKLSNSLGTRSAYETDSVSTIGIPGLQPGPPVSWGVPMASFAGDGFVAIGDVQDGPYFIDDNTLQVVDNLAWTHGKHSFRFGFEYNRQNFNQQGNQFSRGQFAFQPNATQSPSKTGGDAFAEFLLGDLWNSIVAVALAQAEFQRNVEAVFFDDTWKVTPKLTLSLGLRWEVTPPWANNLNNLFTAYVPHIQANSNPPSSEIPYMLRQGNCTDPYAGPPAINIRWTTVDAKCSNGLLPDQLLHTSYRDFAPRMGIAFSPDSKTVIRTGFGMFYNQEIGNAYFDLARNIGGRVTLQSNSGTPNLFWSNAVPPSGTYANVPSPYAYAMNPDHRTTYLMQYLLNIQRQLTLNWAIEVGYLGAMSRHLQGFQDANQGIPGTVGSVTSRRPYKGFSNIQWVQDGGDGSYNSLSIKATRRFSQGFSVIGSYTWSKSLDTTSGIRVQGGDTLYPQNSYCLACEKGPSAFDTPHRMVTSVLYDLPAGKGRALNLTNPVVEAIVGGWQVGGILTLQSGQAGHLTIGGVDNAGTGSGGYDRPNATGISPYLDNPTPSRYFSLDAFVEAPPGQFGNAGRNSIRGPGVIQFDFEVHKQFRMPYKEGHALQFRMEAFNVLNHPNWGMPNLNILSGAVRPGKPGTAAHQNFGVVTSTSTAMRQIQFGLKYSF, from the coding sequence ATGAGGCGTTTTCTATTGCCTTCAGCCGTGCTCGTGGCTCTCTTTGCGATTCCTCTGTTCGCTCAGACATCCGGTGAGGTAACGGGACACATCAGCGATCCGAGTGGTGCCGCCGTACCGGGCGCGAAAATCTCCCTTACCAACATCGCAACGAATGCTGTACGAACTGCCCTGTCGACAGGTTCGGGAGATTATACCTTCCCCGCTGTGGCCCCAGGCATGTACAGCGTCAAAGTGGAAATGGCCGGCTTCAAGACGGCCAGCAGTAACGTTCAGGTCCAAATTCAGCAGGCGGTCCGTCTCGATTTTGCTCTCGAGCTCGGGCAAGTCTCCGAAACGGTCGAGGTCACGGCTTCGACACCGCTGCTGCAATCGGAGACCGCGTCGCTTGGCACCGTGATCGAGAACAAGGGGATTACGGAACTGCCACTGAACGGCCGCAACTACCTGAACCTGGTCGCGCTGGCGGCGAACGCCAACACGCTCTCGCCGATTTCGGGTCAGGCGGCCGGCCGGCTGGGCGGCGAACGGGCCTCTCAATCCATTTCGGCCGGGGGCGCCCGCATCATGTTCGATTACTTCACGCTGGACGGTGTCACCAACACCGACCCGGATTTCAACACCTATGTCGTGCTGCCATCGATCGATGCCATTCAGGAATTCAAGGTCCAGACCGGCGTCTACCCGGCCGAGTTCGGCCATCAGTCCACCCAAATCAACGTGGTGACCAAGTCCGGCGGCAACGCCTATCACGGCTCGCTATTCGAATTCATCCGCAACGATAGTTGGGATGCCAAGCCGTACAGTTTCACCACCGTTCGCCCCAAGTCGCCGTTCAAATGGAACGATTACGGCTTCGAACTCGACGGCCCGGTGCGCATTCCCAAACTTCTCGACCTGCGCAACCGGCTGTTCTTCATGGCGAATTCTGAATGGAAACCCCAGCGCCAGAGTTCCCTGGCCACCTATTCCGTCCCGACCGAAGCCATGTTCAATGGCGACTTCAGCGCCTGGCCCACGACGATCTATGATCCGAACACCAAGTTGCCATTTGACGGCAACATCATTCCTCCGAACCGGATCGATCCAATCTCGAAGAATTTTCTGAAATACTATGTCCATTCCAACCTCCCGGGTTTTTCGAACAACTACACACAGATGAACTCTTCTCCCAACAACCGTCATGGATTCACGCTGCGGATGGACTTCGTCGAATCGGCGCACTCGCAGTGGATGGGACGATATAGCTATGGTGACGAGGACCAGTCGACGACCGGCATCAGCATCACCGGCAGCAAGATCCTCACCAGCTACAAGCAGTACCTGGGGTCCAACACCCGGACCATCACCCCGTGGCTGGTGAACGAAGCGCGTTTCGGCTACTCGAAGCTGAGCAATTCCCTCGGCACTCGCTCGGCGTACGAGACCGACTCGGTGTCCACTATCGGGATTCCGGGCCTCCAGCCTGGCCCCCCAGTCTCGTGGGGCGTTCCGATGGCTTCCTTTGCAGGGGACGGTTTCGTCGCCATCGGCGACGTGCAGGACGGTCCTTATTTCATCGACGACAACACGCTCCAAGTGGTCGATAATCTAGCCTGGACACACGGCAAACACAGCTTCCGCTTCGGGTTCGAATACAATCGCCAGAACTTCAATCAGCAGGGCAACCAGTTTTCCCGCGGCCAGTTTGCGTTCCAGCCGAATGCGACACAGAGTCCGAGCAAAACGGGAGGCGATGCATTTGCCGAGTTCCTGCTGGGCGATCTCTGGAATTCGATAGTGGCCGTAGCCCTTGCCCAGGCCGAGTTTCAGCGGAACGTCGAGGCGGTTTTTTTTGACGATACGTGGAAGGTGACGCCGAAACTGACTCTGTCTCTGGGCTTGCGCTGGGAGGTGACACCACCCTGGGCCAACAACCTCAATAACTTGTTCACAGCTTACGTACCGCACATCCAGGCAAACTCGAACCCCCCGTCGTCCGAGATTCCGTACATGCTCCGCCAGGGCAATTGCACCGATCCATATGCCGGGCCTCCAGCGATCAACATCCGCTGGACTACTGTCGACGCAAAATGCAGCAACGGGCTGCTGCCTGATCAGTTGTTGCATACGTCCTATCGTGATTTCGCCCCGCGCATGGGTATTGCGTTTTCGCCCGATTCCAAGACGGTGATCCGCACCGGCTTTGGCATGTTCTACAACCAGGAAATCGGCAATGCGTATTTCGACCTGGCCCGGAACATCGGGGGCCGTGTCACTCTCCAGTCCAACAGTGGAACCCCCAACCTCTTCTGGAGCAACGCCGTCCCCCCCAGCGGCACCTATGCCAACGTGCCGTCTCCTTACGCGTATGCCATGAACCCCGACCACCGCACAACCTATCTCATGCAGTATTTGCTCAACATTCAGCGGCAGTTGACCCTCAACTGGGCGATCGAGGTCGGATACCTGGGTGCGATGAGCCGGCACCTTCAGGGCTTCCAGGATGCGAACCAGGGTATTCCAGGCACGGTCGGCAGTGTCACCTCCCGGCGTCCATACAAGGGCTTCAGCAATATCCAGTGGGTGCAAGACGGCGGGGACGGAAGTTACAACTCCCTCAGCATCAAGGCGACACGCCGGTTCAGCCAGGGATTTAGCGTCATAGGTTCCTACACCTGGTCGAAATCGCTTGACACTACCAGTGGCATACGCGTCCAGGGAGGTGATACTCTTTACCCGCAAAACAGCTATTGCCTCGCTTGCGAAAAAGGACCCTCTGCCTTTGACACACCGCATCGGATGGTGACCTCCGTCCTTTACGATTTGCCTGCCGGCAAAGGCAGGGCACTGAACCTCACCAACCCGGTGGTGGAAGCAATCGTCGGCGGCTGGCAAGTCGGCGGCATCCTCACTCTGCAATCCGGCCAGGCCGGCCATCTGACTATTGGCGGAGTGGATAATGCCGGCACCGGTTCGGGCGGATACGATCGCCCCAATGCGACGGGTATCAGCCCTTATCTCGACAACCCGACCCCTTCCAGATATTTCAGTCTGGATGCCTTTGTCGAGGCTCCTCCCGGACAATTCGGCAATGCCGGGCGCAATTCAATCCGGGGACCGGGGGTTATCCAATTCGACTTCGAAGTACACAAGCAATTCCGGATGCCGTACAAGGAAGGCCACGCACTCCAGTTCCGGATGGAGGCTTTTAACGTTCTCAACCACCCAAACTGGGGGATGCCCAACTTGAACATTCTGTCGGGGGCGGTCCGACCTGGAAAGCCGGGCACGGCTGCCCATCAAAACTTCGGAGTGGTGACGTCAACGTCCACTGCCATGCGCCAGATCCAATTCGGACTGAAGTACTCGTTCTGA
- a CDS encoding ABC transporter permease codes for MLASIRAFVWRVIHLARGSKSEPQFEKELAFHMQMEIEENLRQGMNHEEARRQALISLGGMEQTREACRETCAIRWAAEFRRDLGYGWRMMRKSPRFTAIAVLTLALGIGANSAIFSAVYGILLRPLPYRDSSRLVTIRREQVAIYVAYAELRAIRQQCSTLEHIATYELGRLPLGAAKAPTQVTAAHVSADFFPLVGTWPLLGRPILADDTQAGNDHVAVLSYRLWMDEFGGDPGIVGRDISVNQVPYSVLGVMPREFGAGIYLSYLAGKYDGSAVGMWVPQVPSPADASNGGYSIIIARLKKGATLAQLNAQLQPLSARFAASYPKAFVKRAGPELMNLSAKSLDLGIDPNVRAGLWILMGAVGFVLLMACVNVTSLLVARSWTRQRELAIRKALGASRPRILRQLMAESLLLALAGGALGLFLSLWGVRLLRALAPPNTPRVDLIRLNGSVLWFTMGISLLVAVLVGLAPAVQASSRRMGGALRGVLGDSFAGLAMRRPHRLRSALVILEVLLAVIVVAGGALMGRSFYRLMSTDIGLDSNHILTMKARFPDLECSGRDGATKCRMAARDMLHEIRSLPGVQRAALSLGGPFSGPYATFRYPGSGPVGLYVEGREGDQLPAGHVIIGGSVTQGYFATLGIRLRKGRDFEPGDEGAQAAIVSESFAHKYIAEDPLGKRFSVRMDRDGRHQWMEVVGVVNAVRNRALKESPMPEYYTPFAPEGNQWDIIVQTSGNPMPLVPAITRVIQAAGKDAPVTHIETLDQILADSSVEPRFQTALVGSFAVLGLILAIVGIYGVISYSVVQRTHEIGVRLALGAQRADVLRMILREGMRLAVSGIAIGTVGALALTRVLRGMLFEIEPNDPATIAGAAMFLTIAALAACYLPARRATRVDPMLALRNE; via the coding sequence ATGCTGGCATCGATTCGTGCCTTTGTGTGGCGCGTGATCCATCTCGCACGCGGTTCGAAATCAGAACCCCAGTTCGAGAAGGAGTTGGCATTCCACATGCAGATGGAGATCGAGGAGAACCTGCGTCAGGGCATGAACCACGAAGAGGCGCGGCGGCAAGCTCTCATCTCCCTTGGGGGCATGGAACAGACGAGAGAAGCGTGCCGGGAAACGTGTGCGATCCGATGGGCCGCTGAGTTCAGGCGGGACCTCGGTTACGGCTGGCGCATGATGCGCAAATCGCCCAGGTTCACCGCCATCGCCGTCCTGACTCTGGCGCTCGGCATCGGCGCCAATTCGGCGATTTTCAGTGCGGTATATGGAATCCTCCTCAGGCCGCTGCCCTATCGGGACTCCTCAAGGCTGGTGACGATCCGGCGGGAACAGGTGGCCATATATGTAGCCTACGCGGAGCTGCGCGCCATCCGGCAGCAATGCAGCACGCTGGAGCACATCGCGACCTACGAATTAGGCCGCCTGCCCCTTGGAGCAGCCAAAGCGCCGACGCAGGTCACGGCGGCACACGTATCCGCCGATTTCTTCCCGCTGGTGGGAACCTGGCCTCTGCTCGGAAGGCCCATCCTTGCCGACGACACGCAGGCCGGGAACGACCACGTGGCGGTCCTGAGCTACCGTCTCTGGATGGACGAGTTCGGCGGCGACCCCGGTATTGTCGGGCGCGACATTTCCGTCAATCAAGTGCCGTATTCCGTCCTCGGCGTAATGCCGAGAGAATTCGGCGCCGGCATCTACCTGTCCTATCTGGCCGGGAAATACGACGGGAGTGCCGTCGGCATGTGGGTGCCCCAGGTTCCGTCTCCGGCGGACGCGTCAAACGGCGGATACTCGATCATCATTGCGCGGCTCAAAAAGGGGGCGACCCTTGCCCAACTCAATGCCCAGCTCCAACCGCTCTCCGCCCGTTTTGCGGCGTCCTATCCGAAGGCTTTTGTCAAACGTGCGGGGCCGGAACTGATGAACCTGTCTGCCAAGAGTCTTGATCTGGGAATCGATCCAAACGTGCGCGCCGGCCTATGGATTCTAATGGGCGCGGTGGGATTCGTGCTGTTGATGGCCTGCGTGAACGTGACTTCGCTGCTGGTGGCGCGGTCATGGACGCGCCAGCGCGAACTGGCAATCCGAAAAGCGCTCGGCGCGTCCCGCCCGCGCATCCTGAGGCAACTCATGGCGGAGAGCCTGCTGCTCGCGCTGGCGGGCGGCGCACTGGGCCTGTTTCTTTCCCTGTGGGGAGTTCGGCTGCTGCGCGCCCTGGCCCCGCCGAATACTCCGCGGGTGGATCTCATCCGGCTGAACGGGAGCGTGCTCTGGTTCACCATGGGGATCTCGCTGCTGGTAGCAGTTCTGGTTGGCCTGGCACCGGCCGTACAGGCATCGTCCCGGCGCATGGGAGGCGCGCTGAGAGGCGTCCTGGGTGATTCGTTTGCCGGACTTGCGATGAGGCGGCCGCATCGCCTCCGAAGCGCGCTCGTGATCCTGGAAGTGCTACTGGCGGTCATTGTCGTGGCGGGGGGAGCACTGATGGGGCGCAGCTTCTATCGGCTCATGAGCACGGACATCGGCCTCGACTCAAACCACATTCTCACCATGAAGGCGAGGTTCCCTGATTTGGAGTGCAGCGGCAGGGACGGGGCGACGAAGTGCCGGATGGCAGCCCGGGATATGCTCCATGAGATCCGGTCGCTTCCGGGAGTACAGCGCGCGGCGCTCTCCCTGGGCGGCCCGTTCAGCGGCCCTTACGCCACATTTCGCTACCCCGGTTCAGGCCCGGTCGGCCTGTACGTCGAGGGCCGGGAGGGTGATCAACTGCCGGCCGGGCACGTGATAATCGGCGGTTCCGTCACTCAAGGCTATTTCGCCACCCTCGGAATCCGCCTGCGGAAGGGGCGTGATTTTGAACCGGGAGACGAGGGGGCGCAGGCGGCCATCGTCAGCGAGAGTTTTGCCCATAAATATATTGCCGAGGATCCGCTCGGGAAGCGATTCAGCGTCAGGATGGACAGGGACGGCCGGCACCAGTGGATGGAAGTCGTCGGTGTGGTAAATGCTGTCCGCAACCGCGCCCTGAAGGAATCGCCGATGCCGGAGTACTACACGCCGTTCGCACCCGAAGGCAATCAGTGGGACATTATCGTTCAGACATCCGGAAACCCCATGCCCCTGGTCCCGGCGATAACGCGCGTGATTCAGGCCGCGGGTAAGGACGCGCCGGTTACGCACATCGAAACCCTGGATCAGATCCTGGCAGATTCCTCGGTGGAGCCGAGATTCCAGACGGCGCTCGTGGGATCGTTCGCCGTCCTGGGATTGATCCTGGCGATCGTCGGCATCTATGGCGTGATCTCCTACTCCGTCGTCCAGCGGACGCATGAAATTGGCGTGCGTTTGGCGCTGGGCGCGCAGCGGGCAGACGTCCTCCGCATGATTCTGAGAGAAGGGATGCGGCTCGCCGTTTCCGGCATTGCCATCGGCACGGTGGGAGCTCTCGCCTTGACACGCGTTCTGCGCGGCATGCTCTTCGAAATCGAGCCCAACGATCCGGCGACGATTGCAGGTGCGGCGATGTTCTTGACGATCGCCGCCCTTGCTGCGTGCTACCTGCCCGCGCGGCGAGCCACTCGCGTAGATCCCATGCTCGCGTTGCGAAACGAGTAG